The following coding sequences are from one Triticum dicoccoides isolate Atlit2015 ecotype Zavitan chromosome 4A, WEW_v2.0, whole genome shotgun sequence window:
- the LOC119287037 gene encoding polyadenylation factor subunit 2-like, producing MAASPTASASGSAAAAAAAASEANDGPTLSVVTKRLRALRKKQNRIAQMEEAVAAGKTLNQEQKEVMRSKPTLAAVIDELERLRAPLAVAVAEEVAVAPAPAPAPAPEPSGSDSSVQDLLALVYFGALFDVKPQSDFIATMVAREHERSSCITYDCVGDDTVDLLVEGDLDVVSAVAALAAARPASAVGVSHRDALQACAHHARLWLARADEPIHPGSSVTYAAVRAKLDRIMASDYYTAAAVGGGSYGAEGVQAQESMTASPEASAVEENLAAEDHKEEKEDSHATEIYNDHQSDSADVQNVDREAPVNPPEEYPSVQAEQEKFDMEEQDERDAEPKEQQFQHPRRSHQNQRGGGRGRRGAYPNGRGGRGGGRGMGGGYQNGRGYQGGGGGYQGGGGGYQNGRGGGGGYYNNNNEEGYYQPRNFNNNRGRGGRSGGGNSYYGNQGGGGAQGGGHAYAERVEANA from the exons atggccgcctcccccaccgcctccgcctccggctccgcggccgcggcggcggcggccgcctccGAGGCCAACGACGGGCCCACGCTCTCCGTGGTCACCAAGCGCCTCCGCGCGCTGCGCAAGAAGCAGAACCGCATCGCGCAGATGGAGGAGGCCGTCGCCGCCGGCAAGACGCTCAACCAGGAGCAGAAGGAGGTGATGCGCTCCAAGCCCACCCTCGCCGCCGTCATCGACGAGCTCGAGCGCCTCCGCGcgcccctcgccgtcgccgtcgccgaggaggtcgccgtcgcccccgcccccgcccccgccccggcCCCGGAGCCCTCCGGCTCCGATTCCTCCGTCCAGGACCTCCTCGCGCTCGTCTACTTCGGCGCCCTCTTCGACGTCAAGCCGCAGAGCGACTTCATCGCCACCATGGTCGCCCGCGAGCATGAGCGGAGCAGCTGCATCACATACGACTGCGTCGGGGACGACACCGTGGACCTGCTCGTGGAGGGAGACCTCGACGTCGTGTCCGCTGTGGCCGCCCTTGCCGCCGCTCGCCCTGCTTCTGCGGTGGGCGTCTCCCACCGTGACGCCCTCCAGGCCTGTGCCCACCATGCCCGCTTATGGCTCGCCCGCGCCGACGAGCCGATCCATCCTGGCTCCTCTGTTACTT ATGCTGCGGTGAGGGCTAAGCTGGACAGGATCATGGCATCAGACTACTACACAGCAGCTGCAGTTGGAGGAGGGAGCTATGGAGCTGAAGGTGTGCAGGCACAGGAGAGCATGACTGCCTCACCAGAGGCATCAGCAGTGGAGGAGAACCTAGCTGCTGAAGATCACAAG GAGGAGAAGGAAGACTCCCATGCTACGGAAATTTACAATGATCATCAGTCTGATTCAGCGGACGTGCAAAATGTG GATCGTGAAGCCCCCGTGAACCCTCCCGAGGAGTATCCCTCTGTTCAGGCAGAGCAGGAGAAGTTTGACATGGAAGAGCAAGATGAGAGGGATGCTGAGCCAAAAGAGCAGCAGTTCCAGCACCCTAGGCGGTCTCATCAGAACCAGCGGGGAGGTGGTCGTGGCAGGAGGGGGGCCTACCCCAATGGCCGCGGCGGGCGTGGAGGCGGCCGCGGCATGGGCGGCGGATACCAGAACGGGCGTGGATACCAGGGCGGGGGTGGCGGATACCAGGGAGGCGGTGGCGGGTACCAGAATGGCCGGGGTGGCGGTGGCGgttactacaacaacaacaacgaagaAGGGTACTACCAGCCGAGGAACTTCAACAACAACAGGGGCAGGGGCGGTCGGTCTGGCGGCGGCAACTCTTACTACGGCAaccagggaggcggcggcgcgcaggGAGGCGGCCACGCGTACGCCGAGAGGGTTGAGGCAAACGCTTAG